In Micromonospora sp. WMMD980, the following are encoded in one genomic region:
- a CDS encoding patatin-like phospholipase family protein encodes MGRALVLGGGGVTGVAWELGLLAGLAARGLPLDEADLVVGTSAGSVVGAQVRSGTPLAELYEAQLRPPRDEVPARLGLGVLARWAWAGARGRDAARARARVGAMALSARTPSEQSRRAVIAARLPSPQWPAARLLVTAVDAASGEFVVFDADAGVPLVDAVGASCAVPGVWPPVTIGERRYVDGGVRSPVNADLAAGYPRVVVLAPTVAAVGPTPRLPAQVAALREVGARVAVVSPDRAARTAIGRNVLDPARRAASARAGFAQAAAVADEVAAVWA; translated from the coding sequence ATGGGGCGGGCATTGGTGCTGGGCGGCGGCGGGGTCACCGGGGTGGCCTGGGAGCTGGGCCTGCTGGCCGGGCTGGCCGCACGCGGGCTGCCGCTGGACGAGGCGGACCTGGTGGTGGGCACGTCGGCCGGGTCGGTGGTCGGGGCGCAGGTGCGTTCGGGCACGCCGCTGGCCGAGTTGTACGAGGCGCAGCTGCGGCCGCCGCGCGACGAGGTGCCGGCGCGGCTCGGCCTGGGGGTGCTGGCGCGGTGGGCGTGGGCCGGCGCGCGGGGTCGGGACGCGGCGCGGGCCCGGGCGCGTGTCGGTGCGATGGCGTTGTCGGCGCGTACCCCGTCGGAGCAGTCACGGCGCGCGGTGATCGCGGCGCGGTTGCCGTCGCCGCAGTGGCCCGCGGCGCGGCTGTTGGTGACCGCCGTGGACGCCGCCTCCGGCGAGTTCGTGGTGTTCGACGCCGACGCCGGGGTGCCGCTGGTGGACGCGGTCGGCGCCAGTTGCGCGGTGCCCGGTGTCTGGCCGCCGGTGACGATCGGTGAGCGCCGCTACGTCGACGGCGGGGTCCGCTCACCGGTGAACGCCGACCTGGCCGCCGGGTACCCGCGGGTGGTGGTGCTGGCGCCGACGGTCGCGGCGGTGGGCCCGACACCGCGGCTGCCGGCGCAGGTCGCGGCGCTGCGGGAGGTGGGGGCGCGGGTGGCTGTGGTGTCACCGGACCGCGCGGCCCGCACGGCGATCGGCCGCAACGTGCTGGACCCGGCGCGGCGGGCGGCGTCGGCGCGGGCCGGGTTCGCGCAGGCCGCGGCGGTGGCCGATGAGGTGGCGGCCGTCTGGGCGTGA
- a CDS encoding SDR family oxidoreductase: MTWVTIVTGGGRGIGAATARRLAADGHDLVIGYRTDHAAAEAVAADVRAAGRRAVTVAADTGDPEQVHRLFTAAEPLGPLTGLVNNAGVTSPIGPFTDLRAEDLREVVDVNLVGYVLCAQQAARRISAGGAIVNVSSAAATLGSPGEYIHYAAVKAATDTLTVGLAKELAPHGIRVNAVAPGIIRTDIHARSGVPDRPDTAAGRIPLGRAGEPDEVAGAIAHLLGPDATYTTGAVLRVAGGL; this comes from the coding sequence TTGACCTGGGTCACCATCGTCACCGGCGGCGGGCGCGGCATCGGCGCGGCCACCGCCCGCCGGCTCGCCGCCGACGGACACGACCTCGTCATCGGCTACCGCACCGACCACGCCGCCGCCGAAGCCGTCGCCGCCGACGTGCGCGCCGCCGGCCGCCGCGCCGTCACCGTCGCCGCCGACACAGGCGACCCCGAGCAGGTCCACCGGCTCTTCACCGCCGCCGAACCGCTCGGCCCGCTCACCGGCCTGGTCAACAACGCCGGCGTCACCAGCCCCATCGGCCCCTTCACCGACCTGCGCGCCGAGGACCTGCGCGAGGTCGTCGACGTAAACCTCGTCGGCTACGTCCTCTGCGCCCAACAGGCCGCCCGCCGGATCAGCGCCGGCGGCGCCATCGTCAACGTCTCCTCAGCCGCCGCGACCCTCGGCAGCCCCGGCGAATACATCCACTACGCCGCCGTCAAGGCCGCCACCGACACCCTCACCGTCGGCCTGGCCAAGGAACTCGCGCCGCACGGCATCCGGGTCAACGCGGTCGCCCCCGGCATCATCCGCACCGACATCCACGCCCGCTCCGGCGTGCCGGACCGCCCCGACACCGCCGCCGGCCGCATCCCGCTGGGCCGCGCCGGCGAACCCGACGAGGTCGCCGGCGCCATCGCGCACCTGCTCGGCCCCGACGCCACCTACACCACCGGCGCGGTCCTGCGCGTCGCCGGCGGCCTGTAG
- a CDS encoding MFS transporter, producing the protein MEQASPMIQDFFRNNGTSAVSVAAAGGFVGLLSLFNMAGRFVWSSTSDVIGRKQIYVVYLGVGLVLYLLLALVGQSATALFVLLACVILSFYGGGFATAPAYLRDLFGMFEVGAIHGRLLTAWSAAGVAGPLIVNAFLDAQGEPGSLTASAYRPALFTMVGVLAVGLVANLLIRPVPQRFHEPASGRDEVADGQPVTAERSGS; encoded by the coding sequence GTGGAGCAGGCCAGCCCGATGATCCAGGACTTCTTCCGGAACAACGGCACGTCGGCGGTGTCGGTGGCGGCGGCCGGTGGTTTCGTCGGGTTGCTGTCGCTGTTCAACATGGCCGGCCGGTTCGTGTGGTCCTCGACGTCGGACGTGATCGGTCGTAAGCAGATCTACGTGGTGTACCTGGGTGTCGGGTTGGTGCTGTACCTGCTGCTGGCGTTGGTGGGGCAGAGCGCGACCGCGCTGTTCGTGCTGCTGGCGTGCGTGATCCTGTCGTTCTACGGCGGCGGGTTCGCGACCGCGCCGGCGTACCTGCGGGACCTGTTCGGCATGTTCGAGGTGGGCGCGATCCACGGTCGGCTGTTGACGGCGTGGTCGGCGGCGGGGGTGGCCGGGCCGCTGATCGTCAACGCGTTCCTCGACGCGCAGGGCGAGCCGGGGTCGTTGACCGCGTCGGCGTACCGGCCGGCGTTGTTCACGATGGTCGGGGTGCTGGCGGTGGGGCTGGTGGCGAACCTGCTGATCCGGCCGGTGCCGCAGCGGTTCCACGAGCCGGCGTCGGGCCGGGACGAGGTGGCGGACGGGCAGCCGGTGACGGCGGAGCGGAGCGGATCGTGA
- the pdxY gene encoding pyridoxal kinase PdxY: protein MKILSIQSSVAYGHVGNSAAVFPLQRLRHEVWPVLTVHFSNHTGYGAWRGPLLAPTDVADVIAGIADRGVLGTADAVLSGYQGDPAVGAVILDTVAQVKAANPTALYCCDPVMGDVGRGMFVRPGIPEYLRDTVVPRADIVTPNQFELEFLAGRRTDTLDDLLAAVDAVRATGPEHVLVTSVLHGDLPAGPLEVVAVSSHGAWAVTTPLLPISPNGGGDVTAALYLAHLATTGSPETALEHTTNSIYAVLEATLAAGTRELQIVAAQDAIADPPTRFTARRLR, encoded by the coding sequence GTGAAGATCCTGTCCATCCAGTCCTCGGTCGCCTACGGCCACGTCGGCAACTCCGCCGCCGTGTTCCCCCTGCAACGCCTCCGGCACGAGGTGTGGCCGGTGCTGACCGTGCACTTCTCCAACCACACCGGCTACGGCGCCTGGCGCGGCCCCCTGCTCGCCCCCACCGACGTCGCCGACGTCATCGCCGGCATCGCCGACCGCGGCGTCCTCGGCACCGCCGACGCCGTGCTCTCCGGCTACCAGGGCGACCCCGCCGTCGGCGCCGTCATCCTCGACACCGTCGCCCAGGTCAAGGCCGCCAACCCCACCGCGCTCTACTGCTGCGACCCGGTCATGGGCGACGTCGGGCGCGGCATGTTCGTCCGCCCCGGCATCCCCGAATACCTGCGCGACACCGTCGTCCCGCGCGCCGACATCGTCACGCCCAACCAGTTCGAGCTGGAGTTCCTCGCCGGCCGCCGCACCGACACCCTCGACGACCTGCTCGCCGCCGTCGACGCCGTGCGCGCCACCGGCCCCGAACACGTCCTGGTCACCAGCGTCCTGCACGGCGACCTGCCCGCCGGCCCCCTCGAGGTCGTCGCCGTCTCCTCCCACGGCGCCTGGGCCGTCACCACCCCGCTGCTGCCGATCAGCCCCAACGGCGGCGGCGACGTCACCGCCGCCCTCTACCTCGCCCACCTCGCCACCACCGGCTCACCCGAGACCGCCCTGGAACACACCACCAACTCCATCTACGCCGTCCTCGAGGCCACCCTCGCCGCCGGCACCCGCGAACTGCAGATCGTCGCCGCCCAGGACGCCATCGCCGACCCACCCACCCGCTTCACCGCCCGCCGCCTGCGCTGA
- a CDS encoding helix-turn-helix transcriptional regulator, protein MHPDDPAFAQRLRDLTRLRRVRDRIDREYARPLDVEALARGEHMSAGHLSRQFRQTYGESPYAYLMTRRIERAMALLRRGDLTVTDVCFAVGCQSLGTFSTRFTELVGEPPSAYRARHAPPTPEPPTCLTKHATRPIRNREARPAPPPLA, encoded by the coding sequence GTGCACCCCGACGACCCCGCATTCGCCCAACGACTACGCGACCTCACCCGACTGCGCCGCGTCCGCGACCGCATCGACCGCGAATACGCCCGACCCCTCGACGTCGAAGCCCTCGCCCGCGGCGAACACATGTCCGCCGGCCACCTCAGCCGCCAGTTCCGCCAGACCTACGGCGAATCCCCCTACGCGTACCTCATGACCCGCCGCATCGAACGCGCCATGGCCCTGCTGCGCCGCGGCGACCTCACCGTCACCGACGTCTGCTTCGCCGTCGGCTGCCAGTCCCTGGGCACCTTCAGCACCCGCTTCACCGAACTCGTCGGCGAACCACCCAGCGCCTACCGCGCCCGCCACGCACCCCCCACCCCCGAACCACCCACCTGCCTCACCAAACACGCCACCCGACCGATCAGGAATCGAGAAGCCCGACCCGCGCCACCCCCACTAGCGTGA
- a CDS encoding VOC family protein has translation MTITIHYTFLPHTDADAALAFYRDTLGFDLRNDVGHGDTMRWLTVGPPEQPETGIVLHPPAVDPGITDDERRTIHELIAKGSYGALTLATDDLDALFDRLQASGADVVQEPTDQPYGVRDCAFRDPTGNLIRINQRP, from the coding sequence ATGACGATCACCATCCACTACACGTTCCTGCCCCACACCGACGCCGACGCCGCCCTCGCCTTCTACCGCGACACCCTCGGCTTCGACCTCCGCAACGACGTCGGCCACGGCGACACCATGCGTTGGCTCACCGTCGGCCCACCCGAGCAGCCCGAGACCGGCATCGTCCTGCACCCCCCGGCCGTCGACCCCGGCATCACCGACGACGAACGCCGCACCATCCACGAACTCATCGCCAAGGGCAGCTACGGCGCGCTCACCCTCGCCACCGACGACCTCGACGCCCTGTTCGACCGCCTCCAGGCCAGCGGCGCCGACGTCGTCCAGGAACCCACCGACCAGCCCTACGGTGTCCGCGACTGCGCCTTCCGCGACCCCACCGGCAACCTCATCCGCATCAACCAGCGGCCCTGA
- a CDS encoding excinuclease ABC subunit UvrA yields MTTAHADSHDVIRVHGARENNLRDVDVELPKRRLTVFTGVSGSGKSSLVFGTIAAESQRLINETYSAFVQGFMPTLSRPEVDILEGLTTAIIVDQERMGADPRSTVGTATDANAMLRILFSRLGRPHIGPPNAYSFNVPSVRAAGAITVDRGPGKTQTRKGTFNRLGGMCPRCEGRGNVNDIDLTVLYDADRSLNESAITIPGYSMDGWYGRIFRASGMFDPDKPIRDYTERELHDLLHKEPTKIKVEGINVTYTGLIPALQKSMLAKDVDAMQPHIRAFVERAVTFTTCPDCDGTRLAPEARSSKINGISLADACAMQISDLATWLRDLDEPSVAPLLTALGDTLDSFVEIGLGYLSLDRPAGTLSGGEAQRTKMVRHLGSSLTDVTYVFDEPTIGLHPHDITRMNNLLLRLRDKGNTVLVVEHKPETIAIADHVVDLGPGAGANGGAICYQGTVAGLRASDTTTGRHLDDRATLKDTPRTPTGTLPVRGARTHNLRDVDVDIPLGVLVVVTGVAGSGKSSLIHGSLAKRDDVVSVDQSPIRGSRRSNPATYTGLLDPVRKAFAKANGVKPALFSANSEGACPTCNGAGVIYTDLGIMAGVASTCEDCEGKRFQAAVLDYHLGGRDISEVLAMPVNQAEKFFGAGEARTPAAHTILDRLADVGLGYLTLGQPLTTLSGGERQRLKLATRMGDKGGIHVLDEPTTGLHLADVAQLLGLLDRLVDTGKSVIVIEHHQAVMAHADWIIDLGPGAGHDGGRIVFEGTPADLVAARSTLTGEHLADYVGA; encoded by the coding sequence ATGACCACGGCCCACGCCGACAGCCACGACGTCATCCGCGTCCACGGCGCCCGCGAGAACAACCTGCGCGACGTCGACGTCGAACTGCCCAAACGCCGCCTCACCGTGTTCACCGGCGTCTCCGGCTCCGGCAAGAGCTCACTGGTCTTCGGCACCATCGCCGCCGAGTCGCAACGCCTCATCAACGAGACCTACAGCGCTTTCGTCCAGGGCTTCATGCCCACCCTGTCCCGACCCGAGGTCGACATCCTCGAAGGCCTCACCACAGCCATCATCGTCGACCAGGAACGCATGGGCGCAGACCCCCGCTCCACCGTCGGCACCGCCACCGACGCCAATGCCATGCTGCGCATCCTCTTCAGCCGCCTCGGCCGACCCCACATCGGTCCACCCAACGCCTACTCGTTCAACGTCCCCTCCGTACGCGCCGCCGGCGCCATCACCGTCGACCGCGGCCCCGGCAAGACCCAGACCAGGAAAGGCACCTTCAACCGCCTCGGCGGCATGTGCCCCCGCTGCGAGGGCCGCGGCAACGTCAACGACATCGACCTCACCGTCCTCTACGACGCCGACCGCAGCCTCAACGAGAGCGCCATCACCATTCCCGGCTACAGCATGGACGGCTGGTACGGCCGCATCTTCCGCGCCAGCGGCATGTTCGACCCCGACAAACCCATCCGCGACTACACCGAACGGGAACTGCACGACCTCCTGCACAAGGAACCCACCAAGATCAAGGTCGAGGGCATCAACGTCACCTACACCGGCCTCATCCCCGCCCTCCAGAAATCCATGCTGGCCAAGGACGTCGACGCCATGCAACCGCACATCCGCGCCTTCGTCGAACGCGCCGTCACCTTCACCACCTGCCCCGACTGCGACGGCACCCGGCTGGCCCCCGAAGCCCGCTCCTCCAAGATCAACGGCATCTCCCTCGCCGACGCCTGCGCCATGCAGATCAGCGACCTCGCCACCTGGCTCCGAGACCTCGACGAACCCTCCGTCGCCCCCCTGCTCACCGCGCTGGGGGACACCCTCGACTCCTTCGTCGAGATCGGCCTCGGCTACCTCAGTCTCGACCGACCCGCCGGCACCCTCTCCGGCGGCGAGGCCCAACGCACCAAGATGGTCCGCCACCTCGGCTCATCGCTCACCGACGTCACCTACGTCTTCGACGAACCCACCATCGGCCTGCATCCGCACGACATCACCCGGATGAACAACCTCCTGCTGCGCCTGCGCGACAAGGGCAACACCGTCCTGGTCGTCGAACACAAACCGGAGACCATCGCCATCGCCGACCACGTCGTCGACCTCGGCCCCGGCGCCGGCGCCAACGGCGGCGCCATCTGCTACCAGGGCACCGTCGCCGGCCTACGCGCCAGCGACACCACCACCGGCCGTCACCTCGACGACCGCGCCACCCTCAAGGACACCCCGCGCACACCCACCGGCACCCTGCCCGTGCGCGGCGCCCGAACCCACAACCTGCGCGACGTCGACGTCGACATCCCCCTCGGCGTCCTGGTCGTCGTCACCGGCGTCGCCGGCTCCGGCAAGAGCTCCCTCATCCACGGCTCCCTGGCCAAGCGCGACGACGTCGTCAGCGTCGACCAGAGTCCCATCCGCGGCTCCCGCCGCAGCAACCCGGCCACCTACACCGGCCTGCTCGACCCCGTCCGCAAGGCCTTCGCCAAGGCGAACGGCGTCAAACCCGCCCTGTTCAGCGCCAACTCCGAGGGCGCCTGCCCCACCTGCAACGGGGCCGGCGTCATCTACACCGACCTGGGCATCATGGCCGGCGTCGCCAGCACCTGCGAGGACTGCGAGGGCAAACGGTTCCAGGCCGCCGTGCTCGACTACCACCTCGGTGGCCGTGACATCAGCGAGGTCCTCGCCATGCCGGTCAACCAGGCCGAGAAGTTCTTCGGCGCGGGCGAGGCCCGCACCCCGGCCGCCCACACCATCCTGGACCGCCTCGCCGACGTCGGACTCGGCTACCTCACGCTCGGTCAGCCACTGACCACGCTGTCCGGAGGGGAGCGGCAACGACTCAAGCTCGCCACCCGGATGGGGGACAAGGGCGGCATCCACGTCCTCGACGAGCCGACCACCGGTCTGCACCTGGCCGACGTCGCCCAACTGCTCGGCCTGCTCGACCGGCTCGTCGACACCGGCAAGTCCGTGATCGTCATCGAACACCACCAGGCCGTCATGGCGCACGCCGACTGGATCATCGACCTCGGCCCGGGCGCCGGACACGACGGCGGCCGGATCGTCTTCGAGGGCACCCCGGCCGACCTGGTGGCCGCCCGGTCCACGCTCACCGGCGAGCACCTCGCCGACTACGTCGGGGCGTGA
- a CDS encoding aminoglycoside phosphotransferase family protein, with the protein MVEIDAALVRTLVARRFPHWAPLPVSAVARQGWDNRTFRLGDDLVVRLPSAEGYAAAVAKEDRCLQILARHLPLPVPEPVATGAPDAGYPYPWSVRRWLPGDTLASVGNLDRAAVARDLGGLLAALRRVPTAGGPAAGRHSAFRGCHPSVYGDDVEWALEVLDDRVDADACRAVWAEALTSAWPQAPVWFHGDVAAGNLLVVAGRLASVIDFGQCGVGDPACDLVPAWTWCVGAERAVFRDAVDLPADAWRRARGWALWKALVTLAREPHEEPARVLAAVLDDPVAR; encoded by the coding sequence ATGGTGGAGATCGACGCCGCGCTCGTCCGCACCCTCGTCGCCCGACGGTTCCCGCACTGGGCACCCCTGCCGGTCAGCGCCGTGGCCCGGCAGGGGTGGGACAACCGGACCTTCCGCCTGGGCGACGACCTGGTGGTCCGACTACCCAGCGCCGAGGGCTACGCCGCAGCCGTCGCCAAGGAGGACCGGTGCCTGCAGATCCTCGCCCGCCACCTGCCGCTGCCCGTACCCGAACCGGTCGCCACCGGCGCGCCCGACGCCGGCTACCCGTACCCCTGGTCGGTGCGCCGGTGGCTGCCCGGCGACACCCTGGCGTCCGTCGGCAACCTCGACCGCGCCGCCGTGGCCCGCGACCTCGGCGGCCTGCTGGCCGCGCTGCGCCGGGTCCCGACGGCGGGCGGGCCGGCAGCGGGCCGGCACTCGGCCTTCCGGGGCTGCCACCCGAGCGTCTACGGCGACGACGTCGAGTGGGCCCTGGAGGTCCTGGATGACCGGGTGGACGCCGACGCCTGCCGGGCCGTGTGGGCGGAGGCGCTCACGTCGGCCTGGCCGCAGGCGCCGGTGTGGTTCCACGGCGACGTCGCCGCCGGCAACCTGCTGGTCGTGGCCGGGCGGCTCGCCTCGGTGATCGACTTCGGGCAGTGCGGTGTCGGCGACCCGGCGTGTGACCTGGTGCCGGCGTGGACGTGGTGCGTCGGCGCCGAGCGCGCGGTGTTCCGCGACGCGGTCGACCTGCCGGCGGACGCGTGGCGGCGGGCGCGCGGGTGGGCGTTGTGGAAGGCGTTGGTGACGCTGGCGCGGGAACCGCACGAGGAGCCGGCGCGGGTGCTGGCGGCGGTGCTCGACGATCCGGTGGCGCGGTGA
- a CDS encoding tyrosine-type recombinase/integrase: MHDKPDEVVGTLIEEFLTARATRKPSPHTLAAYRRDLNAVVALVAADDDATPLPPHRLPVDALSPRVMRAAFARFAAPRAAASVHRAWSTWNSFFMFLVAEGVVAGNPMPAVGRPRTPLPRPKPLRGEDTPEELLAAVARAEGRQRDPWPERDLAVLALALCAGLRLSELLALRVSSVAGRDGERRVDVAGKGGRPRTVPIETGVDRVLVGYLASRRVRFGGRSVRPDGPLLVDRAGEPLRRGGLQYLVESCFRRAGIGDRVPRGARLHALRHTFATRLAEDGAGAAEIMRLLGHASLASSQTYIEVTAGQQRAAVAANRTNRALSGLRGF; the protein is encoded by the coding sequence ATGCATGACAAACCGGACGAAGTGGTAGGAACGCTGATCGAGGAGTTCCTGACCGCCCGGGCCACCCGCAAGCCCTCTCCCCACACCCTCGCCGCGTACCGGCGGGACCTCAACGCGGTGGTGGCGCTGGTCGCGGCGGACGACGACGCCACTCCCCTCCCTCCGCACCGACTGCCGGTCGACGCCCTCTCCCCCCGGGTGATGCGCGCCGCGTTCGCCCGTTTCGCCGCCCCCCGCGCCGCCGCCTCCGTGCACCGGGCCTGGTCCACCTGGAACAGCTTCTTCATGTTCCTGGTGGCCGAGGGCGTCGTGGCCGGGAATCCGATGCCGGCGGTGGGACGCCCGCGCACGCCTCTCCCCCGACCCAAGCCGCTGCGTGGCGAGGACACGCCGGAGGAGTTGCTGGCGGCGGTGGCGCGGGCCGAGGGCCGCCAGCGTGACCCGTGGCCGGAGCGGGACCTGGCGGTCCTGGCACTGGCGCTGTGCGCGGGCCTGCGGTTGTCGGAGCTGCTGGCGTTGCGGGTGTCGTCGGTGGCCGGTCGGGACGGTGAGCGGCGCGTCGATGTGGCGGGCAAGGGTGGGCGGCCGCGCACGGTGCCGATCGAAACGGGTGTGGACCGGGTGCTGGTCGGCTATCTGGCGAGCCGGCGGGTGCGGTTCGGGGGGCGCAGCGTGCGGCCGGACGGGCCGTTGCTGGTGGACCGGGCGGGTGAGCCGTTGCGCCGGGGCGGGTTGCAGTATCTGGTGGAGTCGTGCTTTCGGCGGGCGGGCATCGGTGACCGGGTGCCTCGGGGCGCGCGGTTGCACGCGTTGCGGCACACGTTCGCGACGCGGCTGGCGGAGGACGGTGCGGGCGCGGCGGAGATCATGCGGTTGCTGGGGCATGCGTCGTTGGCGTCGTCGCAGACGTACATCGAGGTGACGGCGGGTCAGCAGCGGGCGGCGGTGGCGGCGAACCGCACGAACCGGGCGTTGTCGGGGTTGCGGGGTTTCTAG
- a CDS encoding HNH endonuclease translates to MLSQVTGLSRHFSEESLRAYLLGRAERSPTGCLVVRGYGSRRGVHQKLAGRAWAHIAAFVVFVGGYRPDLDVHHTCGVPDCIEPTHLRQLSHADACRERRQQPTCRNGHDRETDPLTGRFRGVCRRCNGDAQRRWRERRAVEVAAARSGCRR, encoded by the coding sequence ATGCTGTCGCAGGTGACCGGACTGTCCCGACACTTCAGCGAGGAGTCCCTGCGGGCCTACCTCCTCGGCCGGGCCGAGCGCTCGCCCACCGGCTGTCTCGTGGTGCGCGGCTACGGCAGTCGGCGCGGGGTGCACCAGAAGCTCGCCGGTCGTGCCTGGGCGCACATCGCCGCGTTCGTGGTCTTCGTCGGGGGCTACCGACCGGATCTCGACGTCCATCACACCTGCGGCGTCCCCGACTGCATCGAGCCGACCCACCTGCGGCAGCTCAGCCACGCGGACGCCTGCCGGGAGCGCCGGCAGCAGCCGACGTGCCGCAACGGCCACGATCGGGAGACCGATCCCCTGACCGGCCGGTTTCGCGGGGTGTGCCGGCGCTGCAACGGCGACGCGCAGCGGCGGTGGCGCGAGCGGCGCGCCGTCGAGGTGGCCGCAGCCCGTTCCGGATGCCGGCGTTGA
- a CDS encoding NUDIX domain-containing protein, whose translation MNVIDKIAWLRTENGAILSTRSHGKDVFYLPGGKREAGESDLDTLVREVREELSVDVDTGSAAFAGAFEAQAHGHPDGAVVRMRCYTADYRGTLRPAAEIAELVWLTYADRHRVSPVDRIIFEHLRRDAGLR comes from the coding sequence GTGAACGTCATCGACAAGATCGCCTGGCTCCGGACGGAGAACGGCGCGATCCTCAGCACCCGCTCCCACGGCAAAGACGTCTTCTACCTCCCCGGCGGCAAGCGGGAAGCCGGGGAGAGCGACCTCGACACGCTCGTCCGTGAGGTCCGGGAGGAACTCAGCGTCGACGTGGACACCGGCAGTGCCGCGTTCGCCGGCGCCTTCGAGGCCCAGGCACACGGCCATCCGGACGGAGCCGTGGTGCGGATGCGCTGCTACACCGCCGACTACCGGGGAACCCTACGACCGGCGGCCGAGATCGCCGAGCTGGTCTGGCTCACCTACGCCGACCGCCACCGCGTCTCACCTGTGGACCGGATCATCTTCGAGCACCTGCGTCGCGACGCCGGGCTCCGCTGA
- a CDS encoding aldo/keto reductase, translating to MRHTTLGRSGLRVSGACLGTMNFGSDPQAPTPEAEARRVVDAFLDAGHNFIDTADTYRGGTSEEIVGRAIAHHRAEVVLATKAGVPQGGGPNDRGLSRAHLTRALEASLRRLGTDYVDLYQCRVPDPDTPAEETIAVLDDFVRSGKVRYLGCSNFTAAGIVGAQWAAQRVGATPFISLQANYSLIARAIEGEIVPTCRRHGLGILAYSPLGSGLLAGRYHRGVAPAEGSRLAEWAAMPSPMARTFVSGLLAERHFDIAEDVAAVAAELGTPTPTVALAWLGGRSEITSVVLGPRSVEQLETNLAGLAASLPEHTVTRLMPPAAAP from the coding sequence ATGCGGCACACGACACTGGGCCGGTCGGGCCTCCGCGTCTCCGGGGCATGCCTGGGCACGATGAACTTCGGCAGCGATCCGCAGGCCCCGACTCCGGAAGCCGAGGCGCGGCGAGTCGTCGACGCATTCCTCGACGCCGGCCACAACTTCATCGACACCGCGGACACCTACCGGGGCGGCACCAGCGAGGAAATCGTGGGACGGGCAATCGCGCACCACCGCGCCGAGGTCGTCCTGGCCACCAAGGCGGGGGTGCCGCAGGGCGGCGGTCCCAACGACCGCGGCCTGTCCCGGGCGCACTTGACCCGCGCCCTGGAGGCGAGCCTGCGCCGCCTGGGCACCGACTACGTCGACCTGTACCAGTGCCGCGTCCCCGACCCGGACACCCCGGCCGAGGAAACCATTGCCGTCCTCGATGATTTCGTCCGCTCGGGCAAGGTTCGCTACCTGGGCTGCTCCAATTTCACGGCAGCGGGGATCGTCGGGGCCCAATGGGCGGCGCAGCGCGTGGGCGCAACGCCCTTCATCAGCCTGCAGGCCAACTACTCCCTGATCGCACGCGCCATCGAGGGCGAGATCGTCCCCACCTGCCGACGGCACGGCCTCGGCATCCTCGCCTACAGTCCACTCGGCAGCGGACTGCTCGCCGGGCGATACCACCGAGGCGTTGCGCCGGCCGAGGGTTCGAGACTCGCCGAGTGGGCAGCCATGCCCAGCCCGATGGCTCGGACCTTCGTGAGCGGTCTGCTCGCCGAACGGCATTTCGACATCGCCGAGGACGTTGCCGCCGTCGCCGCCGAACTGGGGACCCCTACGCCGACCGTCGCGCTCGCGTGGCTCGGCGGCCGATCCGAGATCACCTCGGTCGTCCTGGGGCCCCGCTCGGTCGAGCAGTTGGAGACCAACCTCGCGGGCTTGGCGGCCAGCCTGCCCGAACACACCGTCACCCGGCTGATGCCGCCAGCCGCAGCACCGTGA
- a CDS encoding TetR/AcrR family transcriptional regulator, whose amino-acid sequence MMRADAARNRARVLAAAEVVLGEQGPAARMDEIARRAGVGVGTVYRHFATKEALYAAIISARVELLLQAAARLRTAATPKTAFFDFFTQIVADAAGRKSLTDALRGAGVDPKAEQSEQRTRMRAALTELLHDAQRVGAVRPDIDVPEVLALLRGASLAAETGDYPGPVLDRALAVLFDGVRPPTARPSGGNRLSRAAELP is encoded by the coding sequence ATGATGCGTGCCGACGCGGCGCGCAACCGCGCACGAGTCCTGGCCGCGGCCGAGGTCGTGCTGGGTGAGCAGGGGCCGGCGGCCCGCATGGACGAGATCGCCCGGCGCGCCGGAGTCGGCGTCGGCACCGTCTACCGCCATTTCGCCACCAAGGAGGCCTTGTACGCGGCCATCATCTCGGCTCGGGTGGAACTGCTTCTGCAGGCGGCCGCCCGGTTGCGGACGGCCGCCACGCCGAAGACCGCCTTCTTCGACTTCTTCACGCAGATCGTGGCGGACGCGGCGGGCAGGAAGTCGCTGACCGACGCGTTACGAGGCGCCGGCGTCGATCCCAAGGCGGAGCAGTCGGAGCAGCGAACGCGCATGCGCGCGGCGTTGACGGAACTCCTGCACGACGCCCAGCGCGTCGGTGCGGTGCGCCCCGACATCGATGTGCCCGAGGTGCTCGCCCTGCTGCGGGGAGCCAGCCTCGCCGCCGAGACCGGCGACTACCCAGGCCCGGTTCTCGACCGCGCTCTCGCAGTCCTGTTCGACGGCGTGCGGCCGCCCACAGCCCGACCCTCCGGCGGAAACCGGTTGAGCCGTGCGGCCGAACTCCCGTAG